The following are encoded together in the Cicer arietinum cultivar CDC Frontier isolate Library 1 chromosome 2, Cicar.CDCFrontier_v2.0, whole genome shotgun sequence genome:
- the LOC101496493 gene encoding uncharacterized protein, giving the protein MKVLFGYQDVLDMITDGITPLGKEATTAQEAKFKEDKKKDYKALFLIHSCVDSDNFEKVGDCDSAKTAWGILEKAYAGADKAKVVRLQTHKRQFELLQMEDKETINDYVTHVTRLGNQMKLCGEVVSEQNFVSKVLCSLTPTFDNIVVAIEESKDLKTMTKDELQSSLEAHEQRMDERGNDKAKAEVALQARFNEKNKKSKGKWPSRGKKNFQNFDGKESQNSRKGEGSSKGEGQDNYKPFDKSTKNAEKSAITHSEKSAMVTVRDGAQWRNEWYLDSGCSTYMTGRKDWFVKINQATRSRVKFTDDTTLAADGVDDVLIMRRDGGHSLIKDVMYIPGIKCNILSIGQLLERNYMIWMENKVLRVLDQNGVLILKAPMAANRTFKIELEIMEHRCLATAVWSGFKPNLSHLRVFGSVAFQHITGQLRKKLDDKSEMMLLVGYHPTGGYKLFDVSSKKIVISRDVIVDEENQNFQPAEGALQQPFRTETGESSRRPTRRRGLP; this is encoded by the exons ATGAAAGTTTTGTTTGGATATCAAGATGTTCTTGATATGATTACCGATGGCATTACTCCTCTTGGTAAAGAGGCTACAACAGCTCAAGAAGCGAAATTCAAGGAAGATAAGAAGAAAGACTACAAGGCCCTTTTCTTGATCCATTCTTGCGTCGACAGTGACAACTTCGAAAAAGTTGGCGATTGCGACTCGGCGAAGACAGCTTGGGGTATTCTTGAGAAAGCTTATGCTGGTGCGGATAAGGCGAAGGTGGTGAGGTTACAAACTCATAAGCGGCAGTTTGAGTTACTTCAAATGGAAGACAAGGAAACGATTAACGATTACGTGACGCACGTGACACGCTTGGGGAATCAAATGAAGTTGTGTGGTGAAGTCGTTTCCGAACAGAATTTTGTGTCGAAGGTATTGTGTTCTTTAACACCAACATTCGATAATATTGTGGTGGCGATTGAGGAATCGAAGGATCTCAAGACGATGACGAAAGATGAACTTCAAAGTTCATTGGAAGCTCATGAACAAAGGATGGACGAAAGAGGAAACGATAAAGCCAAAGCAGAAGTTGCTTTGCAAGCCCGTTTCAACGAGAAGAATAAGAAATCGAAAGGGAAATGGCCTTCTAGAGGAAAGAAAAACTTCCAGAATTTTGATGGAAAAGAGTCACAAAATTCAAGGAAAGGTGAGGGCAGTTCCAAAGGTGAGGGTCAAGACAACTACAAGCCGTTCGACAAAAGCACCAAGAA TGCAGAAAAATCTGCAATAACGCATTCGGAGAAAAGCGCAATGGTAACAGTTCGAGATGGAGCCCAATGGAGAAATGAGTGGTACTTGGACTCAGGTTGTTCGACATATATGACGGGAAGAAAGGATTGGTTCGTGAAGATCAATCAAGCCACGCGAAGTAGAGTGAAATTCACGGATGACACGACATTAGCGGCCGACGGTGTCGATGATGTTTTGATCATGAGAAGGGATGGTGGTCATTCCTTGATCAAAGATGTGATGTACATTCCAGGAATCAAGTGTAATATCTTGAGTATTGGCCAATTGCTTGAGAGGAATTACATGATTTGGATGGAAAACAAGGTTTTGCGCGTTTTGGACCAAAACGGTGTTTTGATCCTTAAGGCTCCTATGGCTGCCAATAGGACTTTCAAGATTGAGTTGGAAATCATGGAGCATAGGTGCTTAGCTACAGCG GTATGGTCTGGATTCAAACCGAATTTGAGTCATTTGCGCGTTTTCGGTTCGGTAGCATTTCAACATATTACGGGACAGCTTCGAAAGAAGCTTGATGACAAGAGTGAAATGATGTTGCTTGTCGGATATCATCCTACCGGAGGCTACAAGTTGTTTGATGTGAGTAGCAAGAAGATCGTAATTAGTCGAGATGTGATCGTGGATGAG GAAAATCAGAATTTTCAGCCTGCTGAAGGTGCTCTACAACAACCTTTCAGAACCGAAACAGGTGAATCAAGTAGACGACCAACAAGGCGAAGAGGATTGCCTTAA